In Sebaldella termitidis ATCC 33386, one DNA window encodes the following:
- the accD gene encoding acetyl-CoA carboxylase, carboxyltransferase subunit beta — MGIFSAKKTKNQYAKVTTKSKLTLDITESSQWKKCSKCNEIIYNEDLKNNLNVCPKCGNYFPLNAFERIELLIDERTFEEQDITLNSKDFLNFPMYKEKLEESIDKSRMLDAVISGSGKINGIGVNIAVMDFNFMGGSMGSVVGEKVTRILERSLEEKIPAIVVSSSGGARMQEGIVSLMQMAKTSGAVKRLNEAGIPFISVPVNPTTGGVTASFAMLGDVIITEPDALIGFAGPRVIEQTINQKLPKGFQRAEFLLEHGMIDIISERKDLKETIFRVLEKLV, encoded by the coding sequence ATGGGAATTTTTTCTGCTAAAAAAACGAAAAATCAATATGCTAAAGTTACAACTAAATCTAAACTGACTTTAGACATAACAGAAAGCAGCCAATGGAAAAAATGTTCAAAATGCAACGAGATAATATATAATGAAGATTTGAAAAACAATCTTAATGTTTGTCCGAAGTGCGGGAATTATTTTCCGCTGAATGCATTTGAAAGAATAGAATTATTAATAGATGAGAGAACTTTTGAAGAGCAGGACATTACACTCAATTCAAAAGATTTTTTAAATTTTCCGATGTATAAAGAAAAGCTGGAAGAAAGTATTGATAAAAGCAGAATGTTAGATGCTGTAATTTCGGGTTCCGGGAAAATAAACGGAATCGGAGTGAACATAGCAGTAATGGATTTTAACTTTATGGGCGGAAGTATGGGCTCAGTAGTCGGAGAGAAGGTTACGAGAATACTGGAAAGATCTCTTGAAGAAAAGATTCCGGCTATTGTGGTTTCAAGCTCGGGAGGTGCCAGAATGCAGGAAGGGATAGTGTCTCTTATGCAGATGGCGAAAACTTCAGGTGCCGTGAAGAGATTAAACGAAGCAGGAATACCTTTTATATCTGTACCGGTTAATCCTACTACCGGAGGAGTAACAGCTTCATTTGCTATGCTGGGAGATGTTATAATAACAGAACCTGATGCATTAATAGGCTTTGCAGGTCCGAGAGTAATAGAACAGACAATAAACCAAAAACTTCCAAAAGGATTTCAGCGTGCTGAATTCTTATTAGAACATGGAATGATAGACATAATATCTGAAAGAAAAGACTTGAAAGAAACAATATTCAGAGTTCTTGAAAAATTAGTGTAA
- a CDS encoding acetyl-CoA carboxylase carboxyltransferase subunit alpha, with the protein MSIEAEMRDLESKIEELKKFSKEQKIDFSKQIEELEEVLKEKIKEYSKTEIDAWGRTQISRNPKRPYTMDYIERIADDFVELHGDRLSKDDHAIVGGLASIDGNGIMIIGHQKGRDMEANIYRNFGMASPEGYRKALRLMRMAERFEVPILTFIDTSGAYPGLEAEEKGQAEAIAKNLAEMFGLKVPVIAVVIGEGGSGGALGIGVADSVLMMENSIYSVISPEGCASILFKDSKKAPEAARSLRIDAFSLKSLGVIDGIIKEPIGGAHRDYDETAKNLKNAVVKEFRKLEKIEIEKLLENRYNKFRRIGEFFE; encoded by the coding sequence ATGAGTATAGAAGCTGAAATGAGAGATTTGGAATCTAAAATAGAAGAATTAAAAAAGTTCTCAAAAGAACAGAAGATAGATTTTTCCAAGCAGATAGAAGAACTGGAAGAGGTTTTGAAAGAGAAAATAAAAGAATATTCAAAAACTGAGATAGATGCATGGGGAAGAACCCAGATATCAAGAAATCCAAAGAGACCTTATACAATGGATTATATAGAAAGAATAGCGGATGATTTCGTGGAACTTCACGGAGACAGACTGTCAAAGGATGATCATGCAATAGTAGGCGGTTTAGCCTCTATAGACGGAAACGGCATTATGATAATAGGGCATCAAAAAGGCCGTGATATGGAAGCGAATATATATAGAAATTTTGGTATGGCAAGTCCCGAAGGCTACAGAAAGGCTTTAAGGCTCATGAGAATGGCTGAGAGATTTGAGGTGCCGATTTTGACGTTTATAGATACTTCCGGAGCATATCCGGGACTGGAAGCTGAAGAAAAGGGACAGGCAGAAGCAATAGCAAAGAACCTTGCGGAAATGTTCGGATTAAAGGTTCCGGTAATAGCTGTGGTAATAGGAGAAGGAGGAAGCGGCGGAGCTCTTGGTATAGGAGTAGCTGATTCTGTACTTATGATGGAAAACAGTATTTACTCTGTAATTTCACCGGAAGGGTGTGCAAGTATCCTGTTTAAGGACTCTAAAAAGGCTCCTGAGGCGGCAAGAAGTCTGAGAATAGATGCTTTTAGTTTAAAAAGTCTCGGAGTAATAGACGGAATAATAAAAGAGCCTATCGGCGGGGCACACAGAGATTATGACGAAACTGCCAAAAATTTGAAAAATGCCGTGGTAAAGGAATTTAGAAAATTAGAAAAAATAGAAATTGAAAAATTGTTGGAAAACAGATATAATAAATTTAGGCGAATTGGTGAATTTTTTGAGTAG